The following are encoded in a window of Nakamurella sp. A5-74 genomic DNA:
- a CDS encoding phosphatase PAP2 family protein: MVLFSWLHNLAGTDVAAAAANAHALQSVERGLNLDIEAAANHWLAEHPVPLQAAVLYYRLYYVPLAWVLLWLLFFRADVYRTLCRTLLAMAPLALLVFWLVPMSPPRFALPGIIDIVAEHDHVAGSASRDLSNGRNHFSAMPSLHVGWSALCAYAVWLALRGKYPRLAFLAWLFPVIMVAVVVATGNHYVLDVAGSVLVLTISIAAAAAWDRCRPARAVGSCARTPPIS, encoded by the coding sequence ATGGTTTTGTTCTCGTGGCTGCACAACCTTGCGGGCACGGACGTCGCGGCGGCGGCGGCGAACGCACACGCCCTGCAATCGGTGGAACGCGGGCTGAACCTGGACATCGAGGCGGCAGCCAACCATTGGCTGGCTGAGCATCCGGTGCCGTTGCAGGCTGCGGTGCTGTACTACCGGCTGTACTACGTGCCGCTGGCGTGGGTGTTGCTGTGGCTGCTCTTCTTCCGGGCCGATGTGTACCGCACCCTGTGCCGCACCCTGCTGGCGATGGCGCCGCTGGCGTTGTTGGTGTTCTGGCTGGTGCCGATGTCTCCGCCCCGGTTCGCCCTGCCCGGGATCATCGACATCGTGGCCGAACACGACCACGTCGCGGGCAGCGCCTCGCGCGATCTGTCGAACGGTCGGAATCACTTCTCGGCAATGCCCAGCCTGCACGTCGGATGGTCGGCGTTGTGCGCCTACGCCGTGTGGTTGGCGCTGCGCGGCAAGTATCCGCGGCTCGCGTTCCTTGCCTGGCTGTTCCCCGTCATCATGGTCGCTGTCGTTGTCGCCACCGGCAACCACTACGTCCTGGACGTGGCCGGGAGTGTCCTGGTGCTGACGATCTCGATCGCAGCGGCAGCGGCGTGGGACCGGTGCCGTCCGGCCCGGGCCGTCGGATCCTGTGCTCGAACACCGCCGATCAGCTGA
- a CDS encoding rhodanese-like domain-containing protein has translation MSAPDQSLNNIAPDVAARLIDNGEARLLDVREDDEWQAGHSPSAIHLPLGQLDPAEVADDLPVITVCRSGGRSAKAAAALAAAGHRVSNLEGGMRAWSAAGLPVRTDDGSPGSVV, from the coding sequence ATGAGCGCTCCCGATCAGTCCCTGAACAACATCGCCCCCGATGTGGCCGCCCGCCTCATCGACAACGGGGAAGCACGGCTGCTCGACGTCCGGGAGGACGACGAGTGGCAGGCCGGTCACAGTCCCTCGGCGATCCACCTCCCACTGGGGCAACTCGACCCCGCGGAAGTGGCCGATGACCTACCCGTTATCACCGTCTGCCGATCCGGGGGCCGCTCGGCGAAGGCCGCCGCCGCACTGGCCGCCGCCGGCCACCGGGTAAGCAACCTCGAGGGAGGCATGCGGGCCTGGTCGGCCGCCGGGCTCCCCGTCCGCACCGACGACGGCTCACCCGGGAGTGTGGTGTGA
- a CDS encoding helix-turn-helix domain-containing protein, with protein sequence MVSIPTPGHPVRGSTTGRPIMALFDLVGRRWALRVVWELLDGDATFRGLAHRCDDVSSSVLRDRLRDLTAAGIVERGDGGYRLTVDGRELVELLRPLGQWSQRWAAREHSVENGHARSSSEEVH encoded by the coding sequence ATGGTCAGCATCCCAACCCCCGGTCACCCGGTTCGCGGCTCGACCACCGGACGCCCGATCATGGCGCTGTTCGATCTTGTCGGACGGCGGTGGGCGCTGCGCGTCGTCTGGGAACTGCTTGACGGTGACGCCACATTTCGCGGACTCGCGCACCGCTGTGACGACGTGTCCTCCAGCGTGTTGCGCGACCGGCTGCGCGACCTCACGGCCGCCGGGATCGTCGAGCGGGGGGACGGGGGCTATCGCCTCACCGTCGACGGCCGCGAGCTCGTAGAGCTGTTGCGTCCACTCGGGCAGTGGTCACAGCGGTGGGCTGCGCGTGAGCACTCAGTGGAGAACGGGCACGCCCGCAGCTCGAGCGAGGAGGTCCATTGA
- a CDS encoding MFS transporter, translating into MRGRTSRLPWLALTLMAAAVFAAITTEVLPVGLLPVISRDLATSESNVGLLVSAYAVVVALGSIPLAAWLARWPRRTVLCALLTIYALSNAVMAVADDYWVALAARLLGGLAHAAFFGAVFGAAVSLAPVGSAGRAISFVGAGNVLALALGVPLGTALGTALSWRWVFVGAALLMAVLAVLALLVLPPSQLAPAHTEQTPVLTAVRSRPIALVAAMTALLTFGHFTTYTYITPLLRHAGINGDRVSLVLLGYGLAGIIGLALSSRVVDRRPQIGLRCAIILDSTSLVALAILPSVTPTVIWTVLWGLSFGALPTLVQAVALRAAPGAPDAAPAVVNSMFNVGIAGGALLGAREVAAAALPVMALTGAVLVAGSLILLRAAGRPTRPADPTGPERTSTAS; encoded by the coding sequence GTGCGCGGACGAACCTCACGGTTGCCTTGGCTGGCGTTGACGTTGATGGCTGCCGCCGTCTTCGCCGCAATCACCACCGAGGTACTTCCGGTCGGGCTTTTACCCGTCATCAGCCGGGATCTGGCCACAAGCGAGTCCAACGTCGGACTGCTGGTCTCGGCATATGCCGTCGTTGTAGCACTCGGTTCGATCCCGTTGGCCGCGTGGCTCGCCCGTTGGCCGCGTCGGACTGTGCTCTGCGCGCTGTTGACGATCTACGCGTTGAGCAACGCAGTGATGGCCGTCGCCGACGACTACTGGGTCGCGCTGGCGGCGCGGCTGCTGGGCGGGCTGGCCCACGCAGCCTTTTTCGGTGCGGTGTTCGGCGCCGCAGTGAGCCTCGCGCCCGTCGGCAGTGCCGGCAGAGCGATCTCGTTCGTCGGTGCAGGGAACGTACTCGCGTTGGCGCTCGGCGTCCCGCTTGGAACGGCGCTGGGCACCGCGCTGAGCTGGCGGTGGGTTTTCGTGGGCGCCGCGCTGCTGATGGCCGTGCTGGCCGTGCTGGCCCTGCTGGTGCTTCCACCGAGCCAGTTGGCGCCCGCCCACACCGAGCAGACACCTGTACTCACGGCGGTGCGGAGCCGGCCCATCGCCCTCGTGGCGGCCATGACCGCCTTGCTGACTTTCGGGCACTTCACGACCTACACCTACATCACCCCGTTGTTGCGGCACGCCGGGATCAACGGCGACCGCGTCAGCCTGGTGCTGCTTGGCTACGGACTGGCCGGCATTATTGGCTTGGCGCTGTCGAGCCGCGTCGTCGACCGGCGTCCCCAGATCGGGCTGCGATGCGCGATCATCTTGGACTCGACGAGCCTGGTAGCCCTGGCCATCTTGCCGAGCGTGACCCCCACCGTGATCTGGACTGTGCTCTGGGGACTGTCCTTCGGCGCCCTGCCGACTCTGGTCCAAGCGGTGGCCCTGCGGGCCGCACCGGGGGCGCCGGACGCCGCCCCAGCGGTGGTCAACTCGATGTTCAATGTCGGCATCGCCGGCGGAGCGCTGTTGGGCGCCCGGGAGGTGGCTGCCGCCGCCCTTCCGGTCATGGCCCTGACCGGCGCCGTTCTCGTCGCCGGTTCGCTGATCCTGTTGCGGGCCGCCGGCCGACCAACCCGCCCAGCCGACCCGACCGGGCCCGAGCGGACATCGACGGCCAGCTGA
- a CDS encoding GntR family transcriptional regulator has product MSDADGAGSTRDLPGAGPLWSKLRVNLENRLAEGDFNDAFPGELALAREYGLSRHTIREALRGLRRDGLVTAARGRTSRVAETAIEQPMGALYSLFTSVESAGIEQYSHVRRLDIRTDKDAAAHLGIAEDTPLVYLERLRMADDEPLAVDRVWLPATRTRPLLDADFGHTSLYEQLRISCGIRLTGGRERIRAVVPTASEQLLLGCPPEVAALAVDRLGCADGEAVEWRQTLIRGDRFSLTAQFTPHTYRFGNTDPTALEGEPR; this is encoded by the coding sequence ATGAGCGATGCCGACGGGGCCGGTTCGACCCGTGACCTTCCGGGCGCCGGTCCGCTGTGGTCGAAGCTGCGTGTCAATCTGGAGAACCGGCTGGCCGAGGGCGACTTCAACGACGCCTTTCCCGGTGAGCTCGCCCTGGCCCGCGAGTACGGGCTGAGTCGGCACACGATCCGAGAAGCGTTGCGCGGGCTACGCCGTGACGGACTGGTGACCGCGGCCCGCGGACGTACCTCCCGGGTCGCGGAGACCGCCATCGAGCAACCCATGGGGGCGCTCTACAGCCTGTTCACCTCGGTGGAGTCGGCCGGTATCGAGCAGTACAGCCACGTCCGACGCCTGGACATCCGCACCGACAAGGACGCCGCCGCACATCTGGGTATCGCTGAGGACACCCCACTCGTCTACCTCGAACGACTCCGCATGGCCGACGACGAACCCCTGGCCGTCGACCGGGTGTGGCTGCCCGCCACCCGCACCCGGCCCTTGCTGGATGCCGATTTCGGCCACACCTCCTTGTACGAGCAGCTCAGGATCAGCTGCGGTATCCGGCTCACCGGAGGGCGAGAGCGGATCCGGGCCGTCGTCCCCACCGCCTCGGAACAGTTGCTGCTGGGCTGCCCTCCCGAGGTCGCCGCACTGGCCGTGGACCGGTTGGGGTGCGCCGACGGCGAAGCTGTCGAATGGCGCCAGACCCTCATTCGCGGCGACCGATTCAGCCTCACCGCCCAATTCACCCCGCACACCTACAGGTTCGGAAACACCGACCCGACAGCACTCGAAGGAGAACCCAGATGA
- a CDS encoding DUF1330 domain-containing protein produces the protein MPKGYWVSAYRSISDPEKLAAYNKLAAPAVKAGGGRVLVRGGRVVAHDAGIAERTVLIEFDSFEQAVAVRESAAYQEALSILSDGVERDFRIVEGID, from the coding sequence ATGCCCAAGGGCTACTGGGTCAGCGCCTACCGCAGCATTTCAGACCCTGAGAAGTTGGCTGCCTACAACAAACTGGCCGCTCCGGCCGTCAAGGCCGGGGGTGGTCGGGTCCTTGTCCGTGGCGGTCGGGTCGTGGCGCATGATGCCGGAATCGCCGAGCGCACCGTCCTGATCGAGTTCGACAGCTTCGAGCAGGCCGTCGCGGTGCGCGAGAGTGCGGCCTACCAAGAGGCGCTGAGCATCCTTTCCGACGGGGTCGAGCGCGATTTCCGCATCGTCGAAGGCATCGACTGA
- a CDS encoding sulfite exporter TauE/SafE family protein has product MTVWIALGLGVLIGAFLGALGGGGAILTVPALVYLLHQTAQDATTSSVIIVGAAAVTGMIGYARSGHVRWRLGLVFGAAGILTAYAGTALDRQVDQHCLLIGFAAVTLAAATAMLLRSPTRTEVSAEPVPVTAGTAPIPLVGDTAGDPPAAGVSTDPALPGFPRWFARPAVKIILAGLGVGFLTGFFGVGGGFVIVPALVLLFGLPMPVAAATSLLIIAVNSVVSLAARVSTAHFNWSIIVPFTIAAMTASLAGKLIAGRLPDKILTRTFAVLLIAIGVFVAVQNITQLA; this is encoded by the coding sequence GTGACTGTTTGGATCGCGCTGGGCCTCGGTGTGCTCATCGGAGCATTTCTGGGAGCCCTCGGCGGCGGCGGCGCCATCCTGACGGTCCCCGCCCTGGTGTATCTGTTGCACCAGACCGCGCAGGATGCCACCACCAGCAGCGTCATCATCGTCGGCGCCGCAGCAGTCACCGGCATGATCGGCTACGCCCGCAGCGGACACGTCCGCTGGAGGCTCGGGCTGGTGTTCGGTGCTGCAGGCATCCTCACCGCCTACGCCGGCACCGCCCTCGACCGGCAGGTCGACCAGCACTGTCTGTTGATTGGCTTTGCCGCCGTCACGCTCGCCGCCGCCACCGCCATGCTGCTGCGCTCCCCGACTCGTACCGAGGTCAGCGCCGAGCCGGTCCCTGTGACTGCCGGCACCGCGCCGATCCCACTCGTCGGCGACACCGCTGGCGATCCACCCGCGGCTGGCGTCAGCACCGACCCGGCACTGCCAGGATTTCCTCGATGGTTCGCGCGACCGGCCGTGAAGATCATTCTGGCCGGACTTGGGGTCGGATTCCTCACCGGTTTCTTCGGCGTGGGCGGCGGATTCGTCATCGTCCCCGCCCTGGTGCTGCTGTTCGGCCTACCGATGCCGGTGGCGGCGGCCACCTCGTTGCTGATCATCGCGGTCAACTCGGTGGTGTCCCTCGCCGCCAGAGTGAGCACGGCACATTTCAACTGGTCGATCATCGTGCCGTTCACCATCGCCGCCATGACGGCTTCCCTCGCCGGCAAACTCATCGCCGGCCGACTGCCGGACAAGATCCTCACCCGCACATTCGCCGTCCTGCTCATCGCGATCGGCGTGTTCGTCGCGGTTCAGAACATCACCCAGCTCGCCTGA
- a CDS encoding molybdopterin oxidoreductase family protein, with product MTDRIADIWGQRTPHARGTVWPARVDEHLEAGLTGADVDRWVQSACVLCSNGCGCDIAVKDGRMVGVRGRATDVVNHGRLGPKGLYGSTPWASSPDRLTRPLIRENGRLVETDWPTAMGRIVARSQQLLAEKGPLSHGFYTTGQMFIEEYYTLGVLGKAGLGTPHMDGNTRLCTATSAAAFKESFGADGQPGSYTDIEHCDAIFLYGHNMAETQTVLWMRILDRTRGEDPPAIVCVDPRRTPVAEEAERTGGVHLAPRVGTNLALMNGLTRELLSNGWYDETWVQEHTIGLAELRAVVEPYTLTAVAEICGVDADELARAARLFGTSENVLSTVLQGFYQSHQATAASVAVHNLHLLRGMIGRPGAGILQMNGQPTAQNNRECGADGDLPGFRNWDNPAHVQELADLWNVDVATIPHWAPPTNAMQIFGYAEDGTIGLLWISATNPAVSMPESARIRKILGGDQCFVIVQDLFLTETAQYADVVLPAAGWGEKTGSFTNVNRTVHLSEKAVDAPGEARTDLEIFLMYADAMDFRDKDGAPLIRWRTPDAAFDAWREATRGRPVDYTGLSYEKLRGPTGIPWPVNEQAPEGTDRLYTDPIFPTSTEQCETYGHDLLTGASVTEQEHRAMAPAGRAFLKGCAYTPAHELPSEAYPLLFTTGRTVYQFHTRTKTARSRSLREAAPDAWVELNPTDAERHGISEGDVVRVESPRGAIEVKARVGQVMPGAVFAPFHYGSWDLADVTPASQSRQANELTMTVWDPVSKQPYFKTAACRVTKIADGTGPSPAPTTAASAPVRGHLPPTQGGSPTSSRLVDTPRYPNDPSQDTAGPAPTETIAGRL from the coding sequence AGCCGACGTCGACCGGTGGGTGCAGAGTGCGTGCGTGCTGTGCAGCAACGGTTGTGGCTGCGACATCGCGGTGAAGGACGGCCGGATGGTCGGTGTCCGGGGCAGGGCCACGGACGTGGTCAACCACGGGCGGCTCGGTCCCAAGGGCCTGTATGGCAGCACCCCATGGGCGTCCTCCCCCGACCGGCTGACCAGGCCCCTGATCCGGGAGAACGGTCGGCTTGTCGAGACGGACTGGCCGACAGCCATGGGCCGCATCGTGGCCCGCTCGCAGCAGCTGCTCGCCGAGAAGGGACCGCTCAGTCACGGCTTCTACACCACCGGGCAGATGTTCATCGAGGAGTACTACACCCTCGGCGTCTTGGGCAAAGCCGGCCTCGGAACGCCCCACATGGACGGCAACACCCGCCTGTGCACAGCCACCAGCGCCGCCGCGTTCAAGGAATCATTCGGGGCGGACGGCCAACCTGGGTCCTACACGGACATCGAGCACTGCGATGCGATTTTCCTCTACGGCCACAACATGGCGGAGACGCAGACCGTCCTGTGGATGCGCATCCTGGACCGCACCCGCGGCGAGGACCCGCCCGCCATCGTCTGCGTCGACCCCCGACGGACCCCGGTCGCTGAGGAAGCTGAACGCACCGGCGGCGTCCACCTGGCGCCCAGGGTGGGCACCAACCTGGCCCTGATGAACGGGCTCACCAGGGAACTGCTGAGCAACGGCTGGTACGACGAGACCTGGGTGCAGGAACACACCATCGGGCTGGCCGAGCTGCGCGCCGTGGTGGAGCCCTACACCCTGACCGCGGTCGCCGAGATCTGCGGTGTCGACGCCGACGAGCTCGCGCGGGCGGCCCGACTGTTCGGGACCAGCGAGAACGTGCTGTCCACCGTCCTGCAGGGTTTCTACCAGTCCCACCAGGCGACCGCTGCGTCCGTCGCTGTGCACAACCTGCACCTGCTGCGCGGCATGATCGGCCGGCCCGGGGCGGGAATTCTGCAGATGAACGGGCAGCCCACAGCGCAGAACAACCGCGAATGCGGAGCCGACGGCGACCTGCCCGGTTTCCGGAACTGGGACAACCCGGCCCACGTGCAGGAGCTGGCCGACCTGTGGAACGTCGATGTCGCCACCATCCCGCACTGGGCGCCACCCACCAACGCCATGCAGATCTTCGGCTACGCCGAGGACGGCACCATCGGTCTGCTGTGGATCTCGGCGACCAACCCGGCGGTGTCCATGCCCGAATCCGCCCGCATCCGCAAGATCCTCGGCGGCGACCAGTGCTTCGTCATCGTCCAGGATCTGTTCCTGACCGAGACAGCGCAGTACGCGGACGTCGTCCTGCCGGCAGCCGGGTGGGGGGAGAAGACCGGAAGCTTCACCAACGTCAACCGCACGGTGCACCTGTCGGAGAAGGCTGTCGACGCGCCGGGTGAGGCGAGGACCGACTTGGAGATCTTCCTGATGTACGCCGACGCCATGGACTTCCGGGACAAGGACGGAGCGCCCCTGATCAGGTGGCGGACCCCCGACGCGGCGTTCGACGCGTGGCGGGAAGCCACCCGCGGTCGCCCCGTGGACTACACCGGACTGTCGTACGAGAAGCTGCGCGGCCCGACCGGCATCCCGTGGCCGGTCAACGAACAGGCACCGGAGGGCACGGACAGGCTGTACACCGATCCGATATTCCCCACTTCCACCGAGCAGTGCGAAACCTACGGTCACGACCTGCTGACAGGTGCCTCCGTCACCGAACAGGAACACCGCGCGATGGCACCCGCGGGGCGGGCCTTCTTGAAAGGGTGCGCCTACACCCCGGCGCACGAACTGCCCAGTGAGGCGTACCCACTGCTGTTCACCACCGGTCGCACCGTCTACCAGTTCCACACCCGCACCAAGACCGCCCGGTCACGCTCCCTGCGGGAGGCGGCGCCGGACGCCTGGGTGGAACTGAATCCGACTGACGCCGAGCGCCACGGCATCAGTGAGGGCGATGTGGTGCGGGTCGAATCACCACGAGGGGCGATCGAGGTCAAGGCGCGGGTCGGACAGGTGATGCCCGGCGCCGTGTTCGCGCCCTTCCACTACGGCTCCTGGGATCTCGCGGACGTGACCCCTGCCAGCCAGTCGCGGCAGGCCAACGAACTCACCATGACCGTGTGGGACCCTGTGTCCAAGCAGCCCTACTTCAAGACCGCGGCCTGCCGCGTCACCAAGATCGCAGACGGTACCGGTCCCTCCCCGGCCCCCACCACGGCTGCATCCGCACCGGTCCGTGGGCACCTCCCCCCGACGCAGGGCGGCAGTCCGACCAGCAGCCGACTCGTCGACACACCGCGCTATCCGAACGACCCGTCCCAGGACACCGCAGGACCTGCACCCACCGAGACGATCGCCGGGAGACTCTGA
- a CDS encoding MBL fold metallo-hydrolase — MTVDVVDTSELGDRSYVVADDTTAIVIDPQRDIDRIEAILSDRGVRCVMVLETHVHNDYVTGGYLLARQTGAQYVLSGADTVSFDRTPAHDGDVMEAGRFKVTVIATPGHTDTHLAYHIEEIGSEDPGAVFTGGSLLFGSVGRTDLIDPARTEELTHAQYRSARRLSELLDADVQVYPTHGFGSFCSSGSATGGDASTIGKERTRNDALTTQDEQTFVAGLIANLTAYPAYYAHMAPLNRQGPGPMDLSAPEQVDPEHLHQRIAAGEWVVDLRERTAYSAAHVEGTVSIALGGQFATYLGWLMPWGDNLTLLGESAEQITDAQRQLARIGIDHPEGAAVGDIDELAAGHLASYPRVTFAEATHSLGLDHGHHHPHSEHHQHDSTGQVILDVRRNDERAENHITGSAHQPLHSLLQHLDDLPAGRLWVHCASGFRSSIAASLLARAGRDVVLIDDDFDNAVEQGLTDATPASAQH; from the coding sequence ATGACCGTCGATGTGGTGGACACCAGCGAGCTGGGTGATCGCAGCTACGTGGTCGCAGACGACACGACCGCCATCGTGATCGACCCGCAGCGGGACATTGATCGCATCGAGGCGATCCTGTCCGATCGGGGCGTCCGCTGCGTCATGGTGTTGGAGACGCATGTGCACAACGACTACGTCACCGGCGGGTACCTGCTGGCCCGGCAGACCGGAGCGCAGTACGTGCTCTCCGGCGCCGACACGGTGTCCTTCGACCGCACGCCCGCTCACGACGGAGACGTCATGGAGGCCGGACGGTTCAAGGTCACCGTGATCGCCACGCCGGGCCACACCGACACCCACCTCGCCTACCACATCGAAGAGATCGGTTCCGAGGATCCGGGAGCCGTCTTCACCGGTGGCTCGCTGCTCTTCGGTTCGGTGGGTCGCACCGACCTGATCGACCCGGCGCGCACCGAGGAACTCACCCACGCCCAGTACCGCTCGGCGCGGCGACTGTCCGAACTCCTGGATGCCGACGTGCAGGTGTATCCCACCCACGGTTTCGGTTCCTTCTGCTCGTCGGGTTCCGCAACCGGTGGTGATGCCAGCACCATCGGAAAGGAGCGGACCCGAAACGATGCTCTGACAACCCAGGATGAGCAAACGTTCGTGGCGGGCCTCATCGCCAACCTCACCGCCTACCCTGCCTACTACGCGCACATGGCCCCGCTGAATCGCCAGGGGCCCGGCCCGATGGACCTGTCGGCGCCGGAACAGGTCGATCCCGAGCATTTGCACCAGCGAATCGCTGCCGGCGAATGGGTCGTCGACCTCCGGGAACGCACTGCGTACTCCGCCGCGCACGTCGAAGGGACCGTGAGCATCGCTCTGGGCGGACAGTTCGCCACTTACCTGGGCTGGCTGATGCCCTGGGGTGACAACCTGACCCTCCTGGGTGAGAGCGCCGAGCAGATCACCGACGCGCAGCGACAGTTGGCCAGGATCGGCATCGACCACCCCGAGGGTGCAGCTGTCGGCGACATCGACGAGCTGGCCGCCGGTCATCTCGCGAGCTACCCGCGGGTGACGTTCGCCGAAGCCACCCACAGCCTCGGCCTGGACCACGGCCATCACCACCCGCACAGCGAGCATCACCAGCACGACTCGACCGGCCAGGTAATTCTGGACGTGCGTCGTAACGACGAACGGGCCGAGAACCACATCACCGGCTCCGCCCATCAGCCGCTGCACTCCCTGCTGCAGCACCTCGACGACCTACCCGCCGGCCGGTTGTGGGTTCACTGCGCGTCCGGATTCCGGTCCTCCATCGCCGCCAGCCTGCTCGCCCGCGCCGGCCGCGACGTCGTCCTGATCGACGACGACTTCGACAACGCCGTCGAGCAGGGGCTCACGGACGCGACCCCGGCCTCCGCACAGCACTGA
- a CDS encoding ANTAR domain-containing protein has protein sequence MAIAATLRNYGDVTLTDQLQEALNSRSIIDRAIGIIVATQHISPVEAFTALRKQSQNGNTRLATIARQLVDGYTQAD, from the coding sequence ATGGCTATTGCCGCGACCCTGCGCAACTATGGTGATGTCACCCTGACCGACCAGCTGCAGGAAGCGTTGAACAGCCGATCAATCATCGACCGGGCCATCGGCATCATCGTTGCCACCCAACACATCTCGCCAGTAGAGGCGTTCACCGCTCTGCGTAAACAATCGCAGAACGGCAACACTCGACTGGCAACGATCGCGCGACAACTGGTCGACGGCTACACCCAGGCTGACTGA